A window of Hippoglossus stenolepis isolate QCI-W04-F060 chromosome 16, HSTE1.2, whole genome shotgun sequence contains these coding sequences:
- the ppp1r27a gene encoding protein phosphatase 1 regulatory subunit 27 — MKFNYHVPASTYTRTSQYTPTYHTPTNYTPSQYTPTQYKSSYTSTTKYTPTQYSTTQYTPSYHTSTYKSAPTYIPSYTKEPRYRSTRRTQAQEPPAPVAPVTPAKRTVHFPNDIIFQDIVRRGDLEQIGRFMRARKVRVDTIFHSGMAALHEAVLTGDMEVVKLLVKYGADVHQRDEDGWTPLHMACSDGYPEIARYLLSIGASTEAENENGEKPADLIDPDCKELAQLFETGCV; from the exons ATGAAGTTCAACTACCACGTACCGGCGTCAACGTACACACGCACCTCACAGTACACACCAACCTACCACACGCCTACAAACTACACCCCATCACAATACACACCAACGCAGTACAAATCCTCATACACATCCACGACAAAGTACACCCCAACGCAGTACAGCACAACACAGTACACTCCGTCATACCACACGTCCACATACAAAAGTGCACCAACATACATCCCTTCATATACCAAGGAGCCACGGTACCGCTCAACACGTCGCACGCAGGCACAGGAGCCTCCTGCACCTGTCGCACCGGTCACACCTGCAAAGAGAACAGTGCACTTCCCCAATGACATCATCTTCCAGGATATTGTCAGACGGGGAGATCTGGAGCAAATCGGTCGGTTCATGAGGGCGAGGAAGGTCCGTGTGGATACAATCTTCCACTCAG GTATGGCAGCGCTACATGAAGCCGTGCTGACAGGAGACATGGAGGTGGTGAAGCTGCTGGTGAAATATGGCGCTGATGTTCATCAGAGGGACGAGGACGGATGGACGCCACTTCACATGGCGTGCAGCGACGGCTACCCAGAAATTGCTCG TTACCTGCTGTCGATAGGAGccagcacagaggcagagaatGAAAACGGAGAGAAGCCCGCAGACCTCATCGACCCAGACTGCAAAGAACTGGCCCAACTGTTTGAGACTGGCTGTGTGTGA